In Gimesia benthica, a single window of DNA contains:
- a CDS encoding VOC family protein codes for MPDHERLNYVEFPARDLPATKAFFETVFGWSFTDYGPEYTAFADAGLEGGFFQSDLCSTTDAGGALLVFFSQNLEETLSKVEAAGGKIVKPIFSFPGGRRFQFQEPSGNELAVWSDQ; via the coding sequence ATGCCTGACCACGAGCGTCTCAACTACGTCGAATTCCCTGCCCGGGATCTCCCTGCCACCAAAGCCTTCTTCGAAACTGTCTTCGGCTGGTCGTTCACCGACTATGGCCCGGAATACACGGCCTTCGCGGATGCAGGCCTGGAAGGCGGCTTTTTTCAGTCCGACCTCTGCTCCACCACTGATGCGGGCGGGGCCCTGCTCGTTTTCTTTAGTCAGAATCTGGAGGAGACGCTCAGCAAAGTGGAAGCAGCGGGCGGCAAGATCGTCAAACCGATCTTCTCCTTTCCCGGCGGCAGGCGTTTCCAGTTTCAGGAACCCTCAGGCAATGAACTGGCCGTCTGGTCGGATCAGTAA